A window from Ignavibacteriota bacterium encodes these proteins:
- the rpiA gene encoding ribose-5-phosphate isomerase RpiA — MIEQFKKLAAEKAVEEIQSGMVIGLGSGSTFYYAIQKIGQLIKSGELENIVGISSSDKTSKLANEFGIPLTTFHEKQEIDVTIDGADEVDKYLNLIKGGGAAHLREKVIAQASKKLIIVVDETKLSEKLGTNWAVPVEVLQFAYPLEMKFLESINGKPKLRKFENGSPLVTDEGNFILDTNFGIIQNPFELAEKLENRAGIIEHGLFLKLTSKVIVAGKNGIKILEK; from the coding sequence ATGATTGAACAATTTAAAAAACTTGCTGCTGAAAAAGCTGTTGAAGAAATTCAATCTGGAATGGTAATTGGTTTAGGTTCCGGAAGTACTTTTTATTATGCAATCCAAAAAATTGGACAATTAATAAAAAGCGGTGAATTGGAAAATATTGTAGGAATTTCAAGTTCGGATAAAACTTCAAAATTAGCAAATGAGTTTGGAATTCCGTTAACAACATTTCACGAAAAACAAGAAATTGATGTAACAATTGACGGTGCCGATGAAGTTGATAAATATTTAAATTTGATCAAAGGCGGCGGAGCGGCTCATCTTAGAGAAAAAGTAATTGCCCAAGCGAGTAAGAAATTAATTATCGTTGTTGATGAAACAAAACTCTCTGAAAAATTGGGAACAAATTGGGCGGTTCCTGTTGAAGTTTTGCAATTTGCGTATCCTTTGGAAATGAAATTTTTAGAATCAATTAATGGAAAACCAAAACTTCGAAAATTTGAAAATGGCTCTCCATTAGTTACAGATGAAGGAAATTTTATCTTAGATACAAATTTTGGAATTATTCAAAATCCTTTTGAACTTGCTGAAAAATTAGAAAACAGAGCCGGAATTATTGAACATGGACTTTTTCTTAAACTTACATCAAAAGTAATTGTTGCCGGAAAAAATGGAATTAAAATTCTTGAAAAATAA
- the pbpC gene encoding penicillin-binding protein 1C, whose product MNNVKLRTKKIFTRLIVFFLSVVALFSFLNFLFPLPNEKIFSKEVLANDGTLLTAYLSGDDKWRLKTSLNEITPELVQSIIEKEDKYFYWHLGVNPIAIFRAFFLNFSQKKIVSGASTITMQLARIWNPSSRTYLNKLFEILRAIQIEILYSKKEILEMYLNYLPYGGNIEGVKAASYIYFNRPPNKLSLAQSITLAVIPNDPNNYRLDKNYINTKIKRDIWINKFIDGKVFEEKILIDALYEPLQTNRFSMPKSAPHFCNRLIRTFEGPVIKSTLDFTKQKISEKLLSNYISRNISKEVTNGSVLIIENKTRNILAYCGSADYNNNENAGQVDGITAIRSPGSTLKPFLYAQAFDKGILTPKMKLNDIPMDFGGYEPENFDNNFYGEVTADFALKNSLNIPAVQLLQKVSLYNFIQILENTDFKKISADKNKLGLSLILGGCGTTLQEIVTAFSSFANKGNFKKINFELSNKKINSRQIFSESASYLVTKILSGIERPDFPNTFIGETKLPKIAWKTGTSYGKRDAWAIGVNPKYTIGVWLGNFSGKGSPYLSGAEMAVPLLFDLFNSIDYNSEKKWFDIPYEILERKVCEETGLLPTENCKNIIYDYYIENVSHQKKCDRYKTFLVDENETKVYCAECLGNNKYREIAYQVLDPDLKLWYKKNNIHIGEPPLHNPDCNSKLNNNGPKIISPLENYDYYIDKNSDQKLLLQAVSTSNVLSHYWYINDEFYKKCVPGEKIFFIPKKKIVNILCSDDKGGTSKIKINVKFY is encoded by the coding sequence TTGAATAATGTGAAATTAAGAACTAAAAAAATATTTACGCGTTTAATTGTATTTTTCTTAAGTGTAGTTGCATTATTTTCATTTTTGAATTTTTTATTTCCGTTACCGAATGAAAAAATATTTTCAAAAGAAGTTCTAGCTAATGATGGAACACTTCTAACGGCTTATCTTTCCGGTGATGACAAATGGAGATTGAAAACTTCTCTTAATGAAATTACTCCGGAATTGGTACAATCAATTATTGAAAAGGAAGATAAATATTTTTATTGGCATCTTGGGGTAAATCCAATTGCAATATTTCGAGCTTTTTTTTTAAACTTTTCGCAAAAAAAAATTGTCTCCGGAGCATCAACAATTACAATGCAGTTGGCAAGAATTTGGAATCCATCAAGTAGAACATATCTAAATAAACTTTTTGAAATTCTTCGTGCAATACAAATTGAAATTCTTTATTCCAAAAAAGAAATTCTTGAAATGTATTTAAATTATCTTCCTTATGGTGGAAATATAGAAGGAGTAAAAGCCGCATCGTATATTTATTTTAATCGACCGCCGAATAAATTAAGTCTTGCTCAATCTATAACTCTTGCAGTTATTCCAAACGATCCGAACAATTATCGGTTAGATAAAAATTATATTAATACCAAAATCAAAAGAGATATTTGGATAAATAAATTTATTGATGGAAAAGTTTTCGAGGAGAAAATTTTAATAGACGCTCTCTATGAACCTTTACAAACCAATAGATTTTCTATGCCAAAATCTGCACCGCATTTTTGTAATAGATTGATTAGAACATTTGAAGGACCAGTAATAAAAAGCACTTTAGATTTTACAAAACAAAAAATATCAGAAAAACTTTTATCAAATTATATTTCGAGAAATATTAGCAAAGAAGTTACAAACGGTTCAGTTTTAATTATTGAAAATAAAACAAGAAATATTTTGGCTTACTGCGGTTCAGCAGATTATAATAATAATGAAAATGCCGGACAAGTTGATGGAATTACTGCAATTCGTTCTCCCGGTTCAACTTTAAAACCGTTTCTTTATGCACAAGCTTTCGATAAAGGAATTTTAACACCAAAAATGAAATTGAATGATATTCCAATGGACTTTGGTGGATATGAACCGGAAAATTTTGATAATAATTTTTATGGAGAAGTTACAGCTGATTTTGCTCTTAAAAATTCTTTAAATATTCCAGCTGTTCAACTTTTGCAAAAAGTTAGTTTATATAATTTTATACAAATCTTAGAAAATACAGATTTTAAAAAAATATCTGCTGATAAAAATAAACTCGGACTTTCACTTATTCTTGGAGGATGTGGAACAACTTTACAAGAAATTGTTACAGCATTTTCATCATTTGCTAATAAAGGAAATTTTAAAAAAATAAATTTTGAATTGAGTAATAAAAAGATAAACTCAAGACAAATATTTTCCGAATCAGCTTCATATTTAGTTACAAAAATATTGTCTGGAATTGAAAGACCGGATTTCCCCAATACATTTATTGGAGAAACTAAACTTCCCAAAATAGCTTGGAAAACCGGAACATCTTATGGGAAAAGAGATGCATGGGCAATTGGTGTAAATCCAAAATATACAATTGGAGTTTGGCTTGGAAATTTTAGTGGAAAAGGTTCACCATATTTATCCGGTGCTGAAATGGCTGTACCGCTTTTATTTGATCTATTCAATTCAATAGATTATAATTCAGAAAAAAAATGGTTTGATATTCCTTACGAAATATTAGAAAGAAAAGTTTGTGAGGAAACCGGACTTCTTCCAACAGAAAATTGTAAAAACATTATTTATGATTATTACATTGAAAATGTTTCACATCAAAAAAAATGTGATAGATACAAAACTTTTTTAGTTGATGAAAATGAAACAAAAGTTTATTGTGCCGAGTGTTTAGGAAATAATAAATATAGGGAAATTGCGTATCAGGTTTTAGATCCGGATCTAAAATTATGGTATAAGAAAAATAATATTCACATTGGCGAACCGCCTTTACATAATCCCGATTGTAACAGCAAATTAAATAATAATGGTCCCAAAATAATTTCTCCGTTGGAAAATTATGATTATTATATTGATAAAAATTCCGATCAAAAATTATTATTACAAGCTGTTTCAACATCAAATGTTTTATCGCATTATTGGTATATTAATGATGAATTTTATAAAAAATGTGTACCGGGCGAAAAAATATTTTTTATCCCCAAGAAGAAAATCGTAAATATTCTTTGTTCTGATGATAAGGGCGGAACAAGTAAAATTAAAATCAATGTGAAATTTTATTGA
- a CDS encoding alpha-2-macroglobulin family protein, which translates to MNFPKITFAVLMILIYSCSSQNTVKVVDFSPNGEIEKATNFTVEFSQDLAPEEKIGEWLTDEFISFEPKINGKFKWLDARTLQFSPDFALDAMQNYSAKITTKVLFNKNLSTDFETYNFNTPHFDVTKAEFFWTQIPHKSYVTSIQTNLHFNYPVQPQELSSFLTISIDGKNISNFEITTTSSSNIISINLGEIKQTSENQNISVEIKKDLKSILGKDGLAENRNFEYELLKITKLDITDVVSGFDGNNGWIDIYLNQAIIKENVNNYLTLEPKTEFETQVYDNHIKIITKNQNENTFTLKVNKGLQGLYGGSLDRDYERVVSLFNVDPSINFSDKQGKYLMLPGLKNLTANIVNIDAVDIEVSQIQKNNIMYFKNNLNNDYWGYYSYDYYMNPHESEDSYGKALYKEKVKLNSSQNWMNTININLEKAVSQNKKGIFLVEIISNEERWIKDRKIVAVSDFGIITKKAKNEMLVFVNSISNAEPIEGANVEIYSTHNTSMLKGVTDKNGVAKFSLENGKYKDESPRIIFIEKENDFNYLDLRESYVETSRFNVGGLSDILDNYTVFMYAERNLYRPGEKVNLSGILRNEKMEIISDEPVLLKIISPTGKVFEEFPKTLNEQGSFEQSFVMPTYAQTGLYKAELYNGAKKIISYYNFNVEDFVPDKIRVNFKIDKQKFILGESVKLNLESEFLFGAKASKLKYEGEIQFRQTNFRSNKFKDFTFDDYVGENSSISNYTFDGTLDENGSAEIDYTIPEILLSGGKISAYAYVSVFDLTGRTVNRVVNFDIFTKNNFIGIKSPDYYLNNNQNYNFEIVSVDKDDKPSKSFNGIAKLVRYKWDSVLRKDYDSRNIYTSVKSEIVEWEKEISISGVPSKINVNAKSTGQYELRISEKGNSAYYKTEFYVYGWSDLTVSNFDIDKEGSVEIVLDKTTYEPNEKVKAIFKCPFSGKLLLTLERKGIYEYKYIDVKNNSAQTEFELSENYLPNVFISATLFKPHGKESESPFLVGHGFASIKIEKKANKLPVKIIASEKVKPNTTQEITIKTNQEKNIYVTIAAVDEGILQIKNFVTPNAYNFMYADRPLNVESYDLYSLLLPEVISKKSSTGGDELASQLKKRVNPVTSKRYKLLSYWSGIKKTNSNGEVKINLPIPQFNGELRLMALVYSGPKFGSADKSIKVSDDLILESQIPRFLSSNDKIVSNISLVNTTNKKSNVKIKASVSGPIEVISEKNKTVEINPNSTATVQFNLSAKNEIGNAKIIFETEGLAKIKEEINIGIRPASPLVVESGSGEIKAGDKLEINLPNYFIKSTQSSTLTISKLPVIKFAKQLKYLLGYPYGCVEQTVSKVFPQLYFGDIAKNINPKLFENNNSIFFVNEGIKKLESMQLYDGSISYWQGSNESNFWGTVYATHFLVEAKKAGFYVDENVFSKLISYLGRKVKEKNIVDYVTYSNNQKTIIKIAQKEIIYALYVLALTNKGDISTMNYYKAMPQLLTNDTKYLLAGAFALMEKRNSFAELIPNNFNEEKTERLSGGCFDSNIRANAIMLNVLLEVDPSNLQIPIIVKYLSQNSENIYSTQETSFTFLALGKALKSQTKSDLQVDVISNGKNLGTYKNSDITISNNNLHLGKININAKGEGRVYYFWNTEGISTKPDVKIIDSQMKVRRTYYNYKTKNEITNNKFIQGDLIVCKISLTGGQRSAENIVISDLIPAGFEIENPRLSTSTNFNWENKNPLYVQYMDVRDDRLILFTNLNANKTNDFYYMLRVVNKGEYQLPVIAAEAMYDREYHSFNGNGKVVIE; encoded by the coding sequence ATGAACTTCCCAAAAATAACTTTTGCTGTTTTAATGATTTTAATTTATTCATGTTCATCCCAAAATACAGTTAAGGTTGTTGATTTTTCTCCCAATGGTGAAATTGAAAAAGCTACAAATTTTACTGTTGAATTTTCTCAAGATTTAGCTCCGGAGGAAAAAATTGGTGAATGGTTGACAGATGAATTTATTTCTTTTGAACCGAAGATAAATGGAAAATTCAAATGGCTTGATGCAAGAACTTTACAATTTTCTCCGGATTTTGCTTTGGATGCTATGCAGAATTACTCTGCGAAAATTACAACTAAAGTTTTGTTTAATAAAAATTTAAGTACTGATTTTGAAACTTATAATTTTAATACTCCGCATTTTGATGTAACCAAAGCAGAATTTTTTTGGACGCAAATTCCACATAAATCTTATGTTACAAGTATTCAAACAAATTTACATTTTAATTATCCTGTTCAACCACAAGAGCTTTCATCATTCTTAACAATTTCCATTGATGGAAAAAATATCTCAAATTTTGAAATTACAACAACTTCTTCGTCAAATATAATTTCTATCAATTTGGGTGAAATTAAACAGACTTCTGAAAATCAAAATATTTCTGTCGAAATTAAAAAAGATTTAAAATCAATTTTAGGAAAGGATGGTTTAGCAGAAAATAGAAATTTTGAATACGAATTATTAAAAATTACAAAACTTGATATAACCGATGTAGTTTCCGGATTTGACGGAAATAACGGCTGGATTGATATATACTTAAATCAAGCAATCATAAAAGAAAATGTAAATAATTATTTAACACTTGAACCAAAGACAGAATTTGAAACTCAAGTTTATGATAATCACATAAAAATTATTACAAAAAATCAGAACGAGAATACGTTTACACTAAAAGTGAATAAAGGTTTGCAAGGCTTGTACGGCGGCTCGCTTGATAGAGATTATGAAAGAGTTGTTTCGCTTTTTAATGTTGATCCTTCAATAAATTTTTCCGATAAACAGGGAAAATATCTAATGCTTCCTGGTTTGAAAAATCTTACTGCAAATATTGTAAATATTGATGCTGTGGATATTGAAGTTTCGCAAATTCAGAAAAATAATATTATGTATTTCAAAAATAATTTAAATAATGATTATTGGGGATATTATAGTTACGATTATTATATGAATCCGCATGAAAGTGAAGACAGTTATGGTAAAGCGTTGTACAAAGAAAAAGTAAAATTAAATTCATCGCAAAATTGGATGAACACAATTAACATTAATTTGGAAAAAGCTGTTTCGCAAAATAAGAAAGGAATATTTTTAGTTGAAATAATTTCCAACGAAGAAAGATGGATTAAGGATAGAAAAATTGTTGCAGTTTCTGATTTTGGAATAATTACAAAAAAAGCCAAAAATGAAATGCTTGTTTTTGTTAATTCAATTTCAAATGCCGAACCGATTGAAGGAGCAAATGTTGAAATTTATTCAACTCATAATACATCAATGTTGAAAGGAGTTACAGATAAAAACGGTGTTGCAAAATTTAGTTTAGAAAATGGAAAGTACAAAGATGAATCACCAAGAATAATTTTTATCGAAAAGGAAAATGATTTTAATTATTTGGATCTCCGCGAATCATACGTTGAAACTTCGAGATTTAATGTTGGTGGATTATCTGACATTTTAGATAATTACACAGTTTTCATGTATGCAGAAAGAAATTTATATCGTCCAGGTGAAAAAGTTAATTTAAGCGGAATTTTGAGAAATGAAAAAATGGAAATTATTTCCGATGAACCGGTTTTGTTAAAAATTATTTCACCAACCGGAAAAGTTTTTGAAGAATTTCCAAAAACATTAAATGAACAAGGATCATTTGAACAATCATTTGTAATGCCGACTTATGCGCAAACCGGATTATACAAAGCCGAACTTTATAATGGAGCAAAAAAAATAATTAGTTATTATAATTTTAATGTTGAAGATTTTGTTCCAGATAAAATTAGAGTAAACTTTAAAATTGATAAGCAAAAATTCATCCTGGGTGAATCAGTAAAATTAAATTTGGAATCAGAATTTTTATTCGGGGCAAAAGCGTCCAAATTAAAATATGAAGGTGAAATCCAGTTTAGACAAACAAATTTCAGAAGCAACAAATTTAAAGATTTTACTTTTGATGATTACGTTGGAGAAAATTCTTCAATCAGCAATTATACTTTTGATGGAACTTTGGATGAAAATGGAAGCGCTGAAATTGATTATACAATTCCGGAAATATTATTAAGTGGCGGAAAAATTTCTGCTTATGCTTATGTAAGCGTATTTGATTTAACAGGAAGGACCGTAAACCGCGTTGTTAATTTTGATATCTTCACAAAAAATAATTTTATCGGAATCAAATCACCGGATTATTATTTGAACAATAATCAGAACTACAATTTTGAAATTGTTTCGGTAGATAAAGATGATAAGCCATCAAAAAGTTTTAATGGAATTGCAAAATTAGTAAGATATAAATGGGATTCGGTTTTAAGAAAAGATTACGATAGCAGAAATATTTATACTTCAGTTAAGTCAGAAATTGTTGAATGGGAAAAAGAAATTTCAATAAGCGGAGTTCCATCAAAAATAAACGTTAATGCAAAAAGTACCGGTCAATATGAATTGCGAATTTCCGAAAAAGGTAATAGCGCATATTATAAAACTGAGTTTTACGTTTATGGCTGGTCAGATCTTACTGTTTCAAATTTTGATATTGATAAAGAGGGAAGTGTAGAAATTGTTTTGGATAAAACAACTTATGAGCCTAATGAAAAAGTTAAAGCAATTTTTAAATGTCCATTTTCCGGAAAATTACTATTAACATTGGAACGAAAAGGTATTTATGAATATAAATATATCGATGTAAAAAACAATTCGGCGCAAACAGAATTTGAATTATCTGAAAATTATTTACCGAATGTTTTTATTTCTGCAACTTTGTTTAAACCTCACGGAAAAGAAAGTGAATCACCATTTTTGGTTGGACATGGATTTGCGTCAATAAAAATAGAGAAGAAAGCAAATAAACTTCCTGTAAAAATAATTGCTTCGGAAAAAGTTAAACCAAACACAACTCAAGAAATTACAATAAAGACCAATCAAGAAAAAAATATTTATGTAACTATTGCAGCAGTTGATGAGGGGATTTTACAAATCAAAAATTTTGTTACTCCAAATGCATATAATTTTATGTATGCAGATAGACCATTAAATGTTGAAAGCTATGATCTCTATTCACTTTTATTGCCCGAAGTAATTTCTAAAAAATCATCAACAGGTGGGGATGAACTTGCAAGTCAGTTAAAGAAAAGAGTTAATCCGGTAACATCAAAAAGATACAAACTTCTTTCTTACTGGAGCGGGATTAAAAAAACCAATTCAAATGGGGAAGTTAAAATTAACCTGCCGATCCCGCAATTTAATGGTGAACTTAGATTAATGGCTCTTGTCTATAGCGGTCCAAAATTTGGTTCAGCTGATAAAAGTATTAAAGTTTCGGATGATTTAATTTTAGAATCGCAGATTCCAAGATTTCTTTCTTCAAATGATAAAATTGTTTCCAACATATCTTTGGTAAATACTACCAACAAAAAAAGTAACGTAAAAATTAAAGCATCTGTTTCTGGACCGATAGAAGTTATTTCTGAAAAAAATAAAACAGTCGAAATTAATCCAAATTCAACTGCAACTGTACAATTTAATTTATCAGCAAAAAATGAAATTGGGAATGCAAAAATTATTTTTGAAACCGAAGGTTTAGCAAAAATAAAAGAGGAAATAAATATTGGTATTAGACCAGCTTCACCATTGGTTGTTGAAAGCGGTTCAGGAGAAATTAAAGCTGGCGATAAATTAGAAATAAATTTGCCAAATTATTTTATTAAATCAACGCAAAGCTCAACTCTAACAATTAGTAAACTTCCGGTAATAAAATTTGCAAAACAATTGAAATATCTTCTCGGATATCCTTATGGTTGTGTTGAACAAACAGTATCTAAGGTTTTTCCACAATTGTATTTTGGAGATATTGCGAAAAATATTAATCCAAAATTATTTGAAAATAACAATTCTATATTTTTTGTTAATGAAGGAATTAAAAAATTAGAATCAATGCAACTTTATGATGGATCAATTTCTTATTGGCAAGGTTCTAACGAATCAAATTTTTGGGGAACTGTTTATGCAACTCATTTTTTAGTTGAAGCTAAAAAAGCCGGATTTTATGTTGATGAAAATGTTTTCTCAAAATTAATTTCGTACTTGGGAAGAAAAGTTAAAGAAAAAAATATAGTTGATTATGTAACTTATTCGAACAATCAGAAAACAATAATTAAGATTGCACAAAAAGAAATTATTTATGCTTTATATGTTTTAGCACTTACCAACAAAGGCGATATTTCAACTATGAATTATTATAAAGCAATGCCGCAGCTACTAACAAATGATACAAAATATTTATTGGCGGGTGCATTTGCTTTAATGGAAAAGAGAAATTCATTTGCGGAATTAATTCCAAATAATTTTAACGAAGAAAAAACAGAAAGACTTTCAGGCGGATGTTTTGATTCCAACATTAGAGCCAATGCAATTATGTTAAATGTACTTTTGGAAGTTGATCCAAGTAATTTGCAAATTCCAATTATTGTAAAATATCTAAGTCAAAATTCTGAAAATATATATTCAACACAAGAAACTTCATTTACGTTTCTTGCCTTGGGCAAAGCTCTTAAATCGCAGACAAAATCTGATCTGCAAGTTGATGTAATTTCAAATGGTAAAAATCTTGGAACATATAAAAATTCGGATATTACAATTTCTAATAATAATCTTCACTTGGGTAAAATAAATATAAATGCAAAAGGTGAAGGAAGAGTTTACTACTTCTGGAATACGGAAGGAATAAGTACGAAACCGGATGTGAAAATTATTGATTCGCAAATGAAAGTTAGAAGAACATATTATAACTACAAAACCAAAAATGAAATTACAAATAATAAATTTATACAAGGTGATTTGATTGTTTGCAAAATATCATTAACGGGTGGACAAAGATCAGCTGAAAATATTGTTATATCTGATTTAATTCCAGCTGGATTTGAAATTGAGAATCCACGGCTATCAACATCAACAAATTTTAATTGGGAAAATAAAAATCCATTATATGTGCAATATATGGATGTGAGAGATGATAGGTTAATTTTATTTACAAATTTGAATGCAAACAAAACTAATGATTTTTATTACATGCTGAGAGTTGTAAATAAAGGTGAATATCAACTACCAGTAATTGCCGCGGAAGCTATGTATGATAGGGAATATCATTCATTCAACGGGAACGGAAAGGTTGTGATTGAATAA
- a CDS encoding SDR family oxidoreductase, with protein sequence MNIDKKIILVTGGSSGIGLSTAIKLKEKGSEVIITGRNKSKLENVVNKFGFTGFVSDVSKENEVLELFQNIKNKFGTLDVLINNAGFGYFETLENVNVEKFNDVLQTNVIGAALAAREASKIFKLKNGGDIINIASTAATKGFAGGTSYVASKFALRGMTECWRAELRPFNIRVILINPSEVQTDFVVNSGRVGRNFNPTKLIGEDIAHTIVSALEMNERGFIIELTVFATNPND encoded by the coding sequence ATGAATATAGATAAAAAAATAATTTTAGTTACCGGAGGAAGTTCAGGTATTGGACTTTCAACCGCAATTAAGTTAAAAGAAAAAGGTTCAGAAGTTATAATAACCGGAAGAAATAAATCAAAGCTAGAAAATGTGGTAAATAAATTTGGGTTTACCGGATTTGTTTCTGATGTTTCAAAAGAGAATGAAGTTCTTGAACTTTTTCAAAATATAAAAAACAAATTCGGCACTTTGGATGTTTTAATTAACAATGCCGGCTTTGGTTATTTTGAAACTCTTGAAAATGTTAATGTTGAGAAATTCAATGATGTTTTACAGACAAATGTAATAGGAGCCGCTTTAGCTGCAAGAGAAGCATCAAAAATATTCAAATTAAAAAATGGCGGAGATATTATAAATATTGCTTCAACCGCAGCTACTAAAGGTTTTGCTGGTGGAACTTCTTATGTTGCATCTAAATTTGCTTTACGCGGAATGACAGAATGCTGGCGTGCGGAATTGAGACCATTTAACATTCGAGTAATTTTAATAAATCCTTCCGAAGTTCAAACGGATTTTGTTGTAAATTCCGGAAGAGTCGGAAGAAATTTTAATCCAACAAAATTAATTGGCGAAGATATTGCTCACACAATTGTTTCTGCGTTGGAAATGAATGAAAGAGGATTTATTATTGAATTAACAGTTTTTGCAACAAATCCTAATGATTGA
- a CDS encoding M23 family metallopeptidase: MHGKIIYLFFTIILLSGCSSKIEDIYQKNLEGPIAAGCPGVTYPNWKTSEYVLPFPIGKSYKVDLSNCSGSFHGKGEPDQFAVDFNMKIGSLITASRKGKVVHVVESGKDGEHPNNLIVIDHGDSTFAQYMHLTRKGSYVEVGDSVEQGDKIGLSGSTGLAGYPHLHFVVTKSSWEWPYESIPITFKNTLSNERGLFSGTLYEAFEY; encoded by the coding sequence ATGCATGGTAAAATAATTTATTTATTTTTTACAATTATATTACTTTCTGGTTGTTCTTCAAAAATTGAAGATATTTACCAAAAAAATTTAGAAGGACCAATTGCTGCTGGTTGCCCTGGGGTAACATATCCAAATTGGAAAACTTCAGAATATGTTTTACCATTTCCAATTGGGAAATCCTACAAAGTAGATTTAAGCAATTGCAGCGGTTCATTTCACGGAAAAGGTGAACCAGATCAATTTGCAGTTGATTTTAATATGAAAATTGGATCTTTAATTACAGCTTCTAGAAAAGGAAAAGTTGTACATGTTGTTGAAAGTGGTAAAGATGGTGAACATCCAAATAATTTGATTGTTATTGATCATGGTGATAGTACTTTTGCCCAATATATGCATCTTACCCGAAAAGGTTCTTATGTAGAAGTTGGAGATTCTGTGGAACAAGGTGATAAAATTGGATTAAGCGGTAGTACCGGACTAGCTGGTTATCCTCACTTGCATTTTGTAGTAACTAAGAGTTCTTGGGAATGGCCATATGAATCAATTCCAATAACTTTTAAAAATACTTTATCAAATGAACGTGGTTTATTTTCCGGAACACTTTATGAAGCTTTTGAATACTAA